The genomic interval GCGTCAACCGGGCCGACATCGCTGGCTGGCTGATGCCGAGCCGCTGCGCGGCATGGGTGATGTTCTGCTCGGCCAGCAACGCGTCCAGCGTCAGCAGCAGGTCCATGTCCAGGCCGGGCGGCAAGGCGGCGCGCATCGACAAGGCTAGTGTTCCTGGCGATTGGTGTAGGTGACCGGCACCCAATCATAGCCGCCGTCCACACCGGCACGGACGTGACCGATGCCCGGGAACGGCAGATGCGGCGCGGCGATCAGCGTGCGCTGGCGCGCAAATGCGGCGAACTGCGCCTGGCGCACCGACTTCGCGCCCGCAGGATCCTGGTCGTAGGTGATCGTGACGCTGGGCTTAGGAAACTGCACGGCCGCCGCATGGATCAGATCGCCCACGAAGGTGATGCTCTCGCCGGCGCTGTCGAGCCGGTAGAACGCGGACCCCGGCGTGTGCCCGGGATGCACCGTGCCGGTGATGCCCGGCAGCACCGGCTGGCTTCCCGAGAACGTGGCGACCTGGTCGGCCGCGAGGTACGGCGCCAAGCTCATCCGGGCGATCTCGAAGTACCGCGCGTCATAGCCGCTCTCGCGACGGGCCTCGTCGTCGAAGAAGAAGTCCACGTCCGGCTTGCCGACGTGCACCACGGCATTGGGAAACACGCGCTCGCCATCGCGCACCAGCCCGGCGGCATGGTCGGAATGGGCGTGCGTGAGCAGCACGTCGGTCACATCCTCCGGACGCAGGCCCTGCGCGGCCAGGCTCTCGATCAGACGGCCGCCATTGCCCGGCCCGAACACCTGCCCGGCGCCGGTATCGACCAGCACGCGATGACCGGGCAGTTCGACCAGGAAGACATTGATGGACACTTCGATCGGATTGCGCTCGAAGTTGCGCGCCAGCAGATCGTCAATGGCCTGCGGCGTCGTGCCTTGCAGCAACTGGTGCAGGTCCTGCGCCACCGTGCCATCGGTCAACGCGGTCACCGTGACCTCGCCGATGCGCACACGATAGCCGCCAGCCTGCTGCTGCATCACCTGCGATGGGGGATCGGCCTGGGCGGGGGCCGCGGGAATCTGCAACAACACGGCGGCCAGCAGCGCGGCCGCAAGCGGCGTTCTAGACAGAGACATGTGCAATGCGCTCCGGGGAAGGGATGCCCCATCGTAGGCACCACCCTCGTCATCCAACCAGACAGCTGCAATCGATAGGCGTCATCCACGCCGTGGATAGCGCGTCACTGCGCTTGCGCGCGGCGCAACATCTCCGCATGGGCGAACAGGGCCTTGAGAATGCCGTCGTAGGCCTTCTCCGTCCCCTCGCCCGAGGTGTTGGTGAAGAAGACGACCCCGGTGTGCAAGTCGGGCGTGGCCAGCATTTCGGTCTTCATGCCCGGATCGCTGCCGCCATGACCGACATACCGCGTGTTGTACTTCGTCTGCCAGAACAAGCCCGAGTTCTTCTCGGCGATGTCGACATTGCCGGGCTTGTGCGTGGCGGTGAACTGCAGGCGCAGCATCTCGTCCACCGAGTTCTGCTGCAGCACGCGGTTCTCGTTCCCCTGCCCGCGATTGAGCAGCGCGATGAAGAACTTCGACAGATCCTCGACCGAAGTCCGCACGCCGCCATCCGGCCACGTGGTCACGGTATAGGGCTGGATCGCAATCGCCATCTCGTCCTGCGCGATATACAGCGTGGCGTCCGGCGTCGCGCCGGCGGGGGTCAAGTGCCAGCGCGTGCTGTGCATGCCCAGCGGCTCGAACAGGCGGCGTTGCGCGTAGCGCGCCAGTGGCTCGCCCGTGACACGCTCGACGATGTAGCCGGCCAGGCCGGCGCCGATGTTGGAATAGTCGCGGTCCGCGCCTGGCGCCGCGGACAGGAAATTCTCGGGCGCGTAGTCGGCCCCACCGGCGACCAGGTATCCCTGCAGGAATTCTCCCAGTGATTGCAGCGCGTTGCGTCCGAAGTGATAGCTGGCCGCATACACGGGCCAGCGGTCGGTGATGCTGGAGGTGTGGGTTGCCAGCTGTCGCAGCGTGATCGGCTGCTCGGGATGATGCGGGTTGCGGACCACGAATGGCAGGTAGCCGCTCACGTCCGCATCGAGCGACAACTGCCCCTCATCCTGCGCCCGCATCATCGCCGCACCCACGACGGTCTTGCTGATGGACGCGATGTTCATCACGGTGTCCGTGGTGAACGGCCGGACGGACTCCCGGTCAGCCAGCCCATAGCCGCCCCGCCACACCACCTCGCCATCCAGAATGACCGCGGCGGCGACCCCGACCAGGTGGCCCTTGGCCATCTGGCGGCGGATCTCGGCGTCGATCGGCGCGCTGTCGGCAGGCGCGGTTACGGGGACGGCGGGCGTCTGCGCCGTTGCCATTGTCGAGTGCATACCGAGCAACCCGGCAAGGATGCCGGCGAGAACTGCGTAGCGAACGGCCATGGGAGACTCCGCCTGGGAGCTCGGATTCTTCGGCCCGCCGGGGCACCTGGCAGGTGCCATTCGTCATCCCCAGCCCACTGCGGCGGCCAGGGCCGCCATTCCAGGCCGGAGCGCGGCCCTCGCCGCTGCTCGGCGCTAGTCCAGATACTTTCCCGAACCCGCACCGTCCTTGTGCCGCACCCGCAGCTGCGCCAGGAGCTCGGGCGCCAGCAACCGGGCGTTGATGCCATGTCGCATGCGGCCGGACGCGCGCGGTGCCCAATGGGTGACGCAGCCACACGTACTGCACCGATGGAAGTCGACGTGCCGCCCATTCCAGGCATAGGTGTCGGTACCCTCGCCCATCGGCAGCCCGGCGATCTCGGACGCCTCGTAGTACACCCACAGCACGCCGTACCGCCGGCACAGGCTGCAGTTGCAGTCGGTGACCTCGAGGGGGGCGCGGTTGAAGTGCATCACCACCGCGCCGCAATGGCAGCTGGCGCGCACGTCGGGGTTGGACTCGGTCATCGCGGTCTCCTTAGGGACGTCGTCAATGCAATCCCGTGTGGATCGCCGCCGGTGCGAACCCGAGCAGCGAGGCCAGGACGAGCGGGACAACACGCGCACGGTTGGATGCATCCCGTCATCGACGCGACTCCGGTTCGAACGTGCTCAGCGACGCTCGATCGCCACGATGGTGTCGAGCACACTCGCCTGCTCGCCGGAGGGACCGAACGCCGTGCGCGACAACGCACCGACGAACACCTCCCGCCACTGCACCGGGTCCAGTGCCAGCGCTTCGCGTTCGTCCTCGGCGCTCGGGTACACGGTGTCCGGCGCGCTCCACGACCACGGCGCGCGCGAGCCGTGGCTGACGAGCAGCAGCAAGCCCCCTGCCCCAACCGCCTGCGCAGCGCGGCGCAACGCCTGCGTGCGGCCAAAGGGCATCGGCGACTGCAGGAACATCGCGGTCACCAGATCGAATGTGCCTTGCGGGAAGCTTTCGCCCAGGTCGTGCCGCTCGAAACGGACCTGGTCAGCCACACCTGCGGCACCTGCCGCCGTCCGCGCCGCCTCGAGGGCCGTTTCGGAAATGTCGACGCCGGTGACCGTCCAGCCGCGCTGCGCCAGCCAGATCGCATCGTCGCCGCGGGCGCAGCCCAATTCCAAGGCGCGCCCTGGCGTGCGCCCTTCGGCAAAACGCGTCAACGCCTCAGACGGGCGCCCGCCCGACGGCGTGGTTCTGCCGGCATAGACGCGCTCCCAGAAAGCGTGCGCGGTCTCGTCGGCGTGTTCCCCTGCGGGATGAGTTGCGTGTCGGTTTGAAGAAGTCATGTAACATACGATGTACCGTAAGTACGAAGACGTCAACCCTCGTGCTTTCATTTGTTGCATAAGGAGTCATCCCGTGCGTCGAGACAGCCGCCTCCCCCGAGTGCTGCATGCCCTGCTGCATCTGGAGCAGATGGCGGGCCCGGCGACTTCCGAGCTGATCGCGCAGATGCTGGGCACCAATCCGTCCGTGGTCCGCCGCACGATGGGCGGCCTGCGCGAAGCCGGCATTGTGGTCTCGGTGAAAGGCCACGGCGGCGGCTGGTCGCTCGCCAAGCCCCTGACCGAGGTCTCGCTGCTCGAGATCTATCGCGCGCTCGGTGCGCCCACGCTGTTCGCCATCGGCATCGATGACGAGCAGACCACATGCCTGCTCGCGCGCGCGGCGAACGCGGCGACCGCACACGCGATGGCCAAGGCGCAACGGCAGTTCGAAGCCCATCTAGGCAGCGTTTCAGTCGCCGACCTGGCTGCGGATTTTCGCGCCTGGCAGGGGTAGATCTGATGGGATGTCAAGGCGCTGCCGCATGGCGAGCGGCGTGCTTCATCGCCCTTTGCATGCGCTCGTGGAGCTGGAATGGGGAATCCAATGCCGCACGCAAGTGGCAAGATTCAGCCGTGACAGCGCAACGGGATTTCAGTGACCGATATGGATCTCGTCCAGCCCCCCTCAGAGGGGCGCGACTACCAGCCACTACCCAACGATTACACCAAGCGATCGATGGACAGTTGCACCAACCCTCCCGCACACATGTCGTGCTCGGTGAGGAAGGCAGGCAGGCAGGCGCCCATGCCGACGCATGCGGACTAAGCTAGGTGACACAACGACAATGGATGGGAGGATCGGCATGGCAGCGGATCGCATTAACATCATCACACCAATCATCGCGCCGGCATTGATGCTGCTCTCCGCCGCAGCGTGCGCCACCGATGCCGTACACAGCGTCCACTTAGGGGTCGATTTGATGACGCTGGTGCGCGAGATCGACGATTCCCCAATCTCCTTGCACCAGACGTTGATTTCAAACTTCGGCAGCCAGATCGAATCGCCTGACGCCACGATCGAGCTGGGGCCCCTGCTATCCAAGGACGGATTCAGACTCAGCAACATATCGATTCGACGCGGACTTCCTCATTACTCGGGATCTTCGTCCGTCGTCATGAGCCTTGACCCGACGCCATGCTATTCGACCTCACAGGTGCGCCGCGATTTTTCGATCGCTGACACGGGAACCGTTCAACAAGTGAAGCACGGGCCATCAGGAGCATTGGAGAGCACGAAGTTCATAGATTGGATGGCGAGTAAAACACCCCATGGTGAAATCAAGTTCTTCCATGATCGCTCGGAATGCGTGGCCACCATCCAGATCAATCGACGCGCTCCCGCCAAGCACAGCAGGAACCGGCCACCCGAGTCGTGAGCATGGGCCGTTCGCTCGAACACACACACCGCCCGCGAAGTTGCAGCGCGGTTTCCGAACAGTAAGATCGGCCCAAGGAGAGGGGGAGCAAGCAGCCACGGAGGACGGCAATGATGATGGGGAACCCTTCGAAGACCTCGGACGTGTGCAGGAATATTCGCCACGCCGTGTTGAGCGGACACTTCGCGCCGGGGCAGCGTCTGGAACCGGCCACATTGGCCGATGAATTCGCGACCAGCCTCACTCCGATTCGGTTCGCGTTGCATGGGCTGGCCAGCGAAGGCCCAATCAACCACCACGAACGCGGCTATTACATGCTTCTCCCCACCGAGGCCTCCCTGCGTAGCCTTTACGGCTGAATGGAAGAGCGGCTGCTGGCGTGCCTGGACAACAGCGCCTTACCCGATGCCAAGCCGTACCCCTGCCCTGCCCCGAATGACAGTGCCGCCGTCGCCACATGGCAGCTCTTCGACACGATCGCCCGCCAAACGCGCGATGCCGAGCTGCCTGGCTGGTGGTCACACCCAAGAACGCCCCGATCCAAACATATCCGTTTTTCGGATATGTGAAAAGCAGATTTATGGTCTGCGTGGACATCAACGGGGGAAAGCCCATGACCAAGAAGTCAGTCTATCGACCCGAGTACAAGATCCTGACCAAGCTCGTTCGCAAGATGCGAGAAGAGGCCAAGCTTGATCAGGCGGACCTAGCGGTTCTGCTGGTCCGTCCCCAGTCCTACTTCAGTGACGTCGAACGAGGACAGCGCCGGCTCGACCTTCTGCAGTTGCGGGACATCTGCATGCACTGCGGCGTGGATCTGGTTGAGTTCGTCAGGCGGTTTGAGGAGGCAGTTGCTGAGGCTAACAGCAAGCTTTCATAGATGGAGCTGTCGCAACTCGGGTCGCCGCTTTTTGCCAAGTGAAAGGGGCGGCCTAGCAGGCAAAGTTGAGACCGGCAGACGCAATAGTTGTAATCTCTCAGTAGCTTGTTCATCCGGGGCGATACCGGAACTCTGTCGGTGCGAACCGAACAGCCCTCAGGAGGCCCGGATGAACGTGCATAAACATGCCGTCTTAAACGAATGGGCTTACGCGCGCTCCTACATCGAGTCATGCCAGCGAGCCGCTGCCCTCAATGACTGGCTGCACCACTACGACTGGCATCGTCCTCATGCCAGCCTGGGCTATAAACCGCCCATCTCCAGAATTCCGATGACGCTGAACAACGTGCCGGGTTTACACATCTAGCCGCAAGTTAAGCACTGCATGCCGTCATGGAATGTGCGCGCCCTGCGTACCCGGCCCGACACCGCGTCCCAAATGTGTAAAGCCGAACGCCTGGTCCAGGCACGCCTGCACCAACAGCGGCTATGCACGCCCCTAAGTGGACGCAGGCCCGCTTGGAATGGCGCATTGACCCTGAAGCCAGTCGCCGCTTCGGCAGCGCGATGCAAGAGTGCCGGCACCGAGACGCCTTGGAGGTCGTGGCGCGCTGTGCAGTGACGTTCGAGCGTCTTGGCTTCGTCGTCGGTCAGTTGGATGGACAGCACCGCGACTGCGTCGTCGATATGCTTGATCTTGAGTGCACCCACGATGGGAGCGTCAACCACGGGGTTGCAGAACAGCCAACAACGCAATCTGTGCCTGCTCGATCCCTCGCTGAGCCGCCACAGCAGCAACGGCGTCTACAATCTTCTGGTCGCTTGGCCATGCTCGTCACAAAATTTGCCGGGAAGCATTCGTGCTCCGAGCTAGACTAACTCTCGTCTAGTCAGTCTCGACTGTAAGCTCCGCGCCCCAAAAGTAGATCCATCTTGTCGGGGTCGACCTCCTCGGGTTTAGTCAAGCTCTTGGTGAGCTCGGCCTTGGCTAGATCCGACCGGGTTACAGCTGGCCTTGCCGCGATCCGGGCAGTCCAAGCGGTAAGTTGTGGATATGCCGCATCAATCTCTTCGCCTAGGAACATTCTGATAGAGCGCACCCAAGGGAAGTTTGCGATGTCGACCACGCTGTACTCCTCACCAACGATCCAGTCGCGATTACGCAGCCGATCCTCAAGAACATCCAGCACGCGCCGCACTTGCGATCGGTAGCGAGAGAGGGCGTAATCATTTCCCGGGGGAGCAAAGCGGGCGAAATGGATAAGCTGCCCCATCATTGGTCCCAACGTACTCAACTGCAGCATTAGCCACTGAATCGCCTCGCTTCGCGCATCGAGTCGAGTTGGCATGAGCAGGCCGGACTTGTCCGCGAGGTATAAGAGAATCGCGCCGGACTCAAATACTGTGTGAGGCCTCCCGCCATAGCCATTGGTATCGACTATGACTGGCACCTTGGAGTTAGGGTTCAACTTGGTCAGCACAGGCCCAAACTGCTCGCCGGCCAGTATGTCAATCGGAATTACAGAGTATGACAGGCTCGCCTCCTCCAGCGCCAAGATAATCTTCGATGAATTTGCCGTATCCGCAGCATACAATTCAATCAACTTCTAGCTCCATGACTTGTGTTCGCCTACTCGCAAAAATTTTTCGATAGTTTTATGCAAAGCCAATGCATCATCAAAATTTGGCGATTGTTTTTTGCCTTCTCGGATGTCACCTACAAACAGGCGATACATGTAGAAGACGTTCCTAGCGCAACTCGGAAGGTCACTGATGTCACCATAGTACGACCTTGGAACCTTCATCTCGGCGAAGTTGGTACTTCCACGCTCGCATGACTCAATCTTTAAAGGTGAAATATTGACCACAGGGCCTTCTCCTGGGCGCGGAGCAATCCTCAAGTCGCGCTTGGAACCGCCAATTTCCCATAAGAGTCGATCGCCGCAAGGAAGACCGCCCCTCAACTGAAACGCCAGGGGCACGCCATTTGCAAACTTTCCTGCTGCCACCATTTGGTCTGGCGTCAACATCGGTATCATCTCACCGGTCTCCTGTACGCGCGCTACAAACTGGCGTTGCGCCAGATGACCGCCGATGGACGCCAGCGGGCCCAGTACGTATTGCAGCGCCGAAAATGCATGCCCGGCCATAACGGACAAGAGTGTCGCGCCGTTCTTTGGGTCCATCGCATAGGCCTCGCTAGAGGTGACGTCGTCACCCCAGGTCTGTCCGGAACCAAGAAATGTTGCTGAACGCAAGTCTCCTAGATAGCCATCGGTGAGGAGGTCGCGCAGAAACTGGATTTCTGGCGAGACGAGCGCCTGCGTTCCGATGATGGCAACTACCTTTCGCTGCTTCGCTAAGCTGGCAAGTTCCTCCGCTTCAGCAACGCTATTGCCGAGAGGCCACTCGCAGAACACATGTTTTCCAGCCTCTAAAGCCCGTCCAACAAGATCTCGGTGGCGAGACACCTTCACTGTGACAACTACGGCGTCGACGTCGGGAGAGGCGACAAGAGTGTCGACGTCGTCGAACGCTCGCCCCATACCAAGAGCTTGCACAGCAGCTTGCGCGCTTGCATGGCTTCTGTTGGCGACGCCGACGAACTCAATTTCGTTTGATAGCGCCCGGATTGCAGGAATGTGAGCGGTGCTACCCCAACCGCGCTCGGCACTTAGTCCTATCAACCCTAGTCTTACTTTAGCTGCCACGTCTCTCTCCTATGCCAGGCGAATGTTCCGGACACTGCCGTGTTGACCAAGAGGTGATCAGCCCATAAGCGTGGCGACTAGGTTGTTGTAGCAGTGAAACGACTTTACCTTTCCGTTCTCCAGATGCCACACGTCGCAACAAGGTACATCGAACTCTTTATTGGTAGCACGAAGGACACCATCGCGGAGCGGAAGATCACCACGATGACTGCCTTGCAGTCTGAGCTCGACCACCACCACATTGTTAGGGGCGGAATAAACTTCCAGAAGCTCACGGTGCATGTCGGGATAAGCACGGATCAGACCAGTAACCGGCTCTCGAATTTCCTGACCTACCCATCTTTGTCCTGACGGCACATCGAGAAAATATCCGTCGTCAGCAAAAAGAGAAACAAATCTATCCGCATCGAGGCTACCTGACTCAGCCACCAGGTACAGTTCCTTGACGATATCTACGTTGCTCGGAAACGGCTTCGCTTCTGCGACGGTACGCCAAGCTAACGGTCCCGCAACGAGCGTTGTGAGTCCGATCAGAATCGAGCGGCGATGAAAGACTGTCATTTCGCTTCCTCGTTCAATGTTGAGATCTGCAGCCACACTTTAATCGAGCACTAGTTGCTCTACTAGTACCCACTTATTTGTAAGTGTAACGGCGCACCTTTAACTCGGCACCGAGCTAATAATTGCAGCTGATCTGCTCTCATCGGACTTAGCAGAAGCGTCGATAAAGGCCCAGCGGATGGCAACTCGACCGACTTAAGGCCGTGGTGGTCAGCATGATCGCGGCGAAGATGGACATCGCGCTGTTTGAGATGCGGAACGCCTTACGACCCACTGCCGCCTTGGCAGCGCTGTCCCGTCAAGAAGGTGCGCTAAGCGTGTAGCGGAGCAGGATTGGTCGGATAGCGGCTGACGTCAGACCCACATGCATTGTTCGATCAGCCGCATCGCGCTCGGCCGGCTCTCGAACTCCGCGCGAAAGAGAGATGGGGCGCTTGCGAAGAGGCGGGGACGCCCGCCCAAGCTTCAGAATAGCGATCTGCGAAAGCGCACGCGTTCGACCGTGCGCTTTGCGGCGATGGGCAGAAAAGGACACCAGGTCGCCCTGCTATCTCCTTTCACTGGCGCGGATACTACTTAGTTCAACATCTGCATTTCGGCCTGTAACGGGCGCTTGGAAGTGTTCGCTTCGGCCGTTGAGATGCTCGATTCTTGACCCGGGCTAATTCTCGGCACGCATGCTCGCCGCCAGCCGATCGACCGGCCTATTGCTAACGGGTTCTCGGCAATTCAGCCTGTCACTGAAGCCTTTTAATCCGAATACACCTACAATCTTGCGCTATATTCTCGATAAATTCCAAGCACTTGAAAGGCGCCACTACCTTTGTGCTGCTATTTTCTCGACCCGCCTGATGTTCCTATCCCCCCACTCACAGACGGCTGAGAAGCTTTCGCAGAAGTCGTGACCGAACGCCGTCAGCTCGTACTCCACATGAGGCGGCACGGTCCTGTGATCGATCCGGCGCACCAGCCCGTCGGCCGTCATCGCCTTCAACTGTTCGCTCAAGACCTTCTCGCTGACGTCGCCTACCAGGCGCCGCAAGGCGCTGAAGCGTCGCCGTTCGCTGCGTAGATGATAAAGGATCAGCAACTTCCATTTTCCGGCGATCAGATCGAGCGCCGCCTCCAACCCACAAGCGAACCGACGATGATTCATGAGCAATCCTCTGTCAGATTTATACGATTACCTTTACATATGTACTAGACAGAAGGTGCCCTATGCAACCATATTCTTATGCATCGCCGCCTTCAAGCGATCGGCTCATGGAGCAGATGATGGAGCTTGGAACGCCAGCTGTGTTGACGCCCGGACAGGCCGTCGCCGCAGCCGTCATCCTTGAAGCTCGCGTCGTGATGCCTATTCACTACGGCATCCGGGGCGCTGAGAATTACGCGGAGGCCGAGCGTTCGCTTGAGCTGTTGTGCGAAGCGGCGGCCCGGCGCATGATCGCCGTCGACGTCCTGGAGCCAGGGAGCTAGATCGCATGGAAATGACGCGGACGCGGCGCATGATCGCGGCTGTGGCGGAACGCTCCCGCATTTGCGTTGTGCTTGGAGGCCTGTTGGCTCTTGGAGCAGGCGAAGTCGTTTCGGCCCAGAGCGCGACGCTGGACACCACGGACGTCGACCTCTTCTACCGCCTTTATGAGCAGACATCGGGAAGTCCGAGCGCGGATCAACTGCAAACGCTCTACATCGACGCCGGCTCACCCGGTTTGAGAACCTTTTTTGATGCTCGGCGGACGACCGCACCGCGTCTCGCCATGGCCATCGCGAGCAGCCCTGCCATCTACGAGGAAGCTCGCCGGTGCGCGGCCATCCTTCCCCGAGTGAAGAAACGGGTCGACGCCGCCTTGGCGAAGCTTGTCGATCTTTATCCGCAGGCGCGACTGCCGACCGTAACCGTCGCCATCGGCCGCGGTCGGCCTGTCGCCATCGCCAGCCCGATCGACGGCGTGCAGGTGGGGCTGGAGGCGCTTTGCGCAACGGACTTCATCGATCCAGACATAGAGAACCGGTTCGTGGGCGTTCTGGTGCATGAGTATGTTCACGCCCAGCAGAACCCGCTTTTGACCGAGAAGGACGCACCAACGGTGCTCGAAGCCGCTCTTCTCGAAGGCGGCGCCGAATTCATCACGTCGCTGCTGATCGGACGGCCGGCCTATCTCTACTTAGATCCCCTCGTTCAGGGCCGGGAACAGGATATCGAGGCGGCCTTCGCCGCCGAAATGCACAGCGCCGATCTCTCCAATTGGTTTTACAACTCGACCCCTGAGAAGCCGGGAGATATCGGCTATTGGGTCGGCTCTCGGATCGCAAAGGCCTATTACGAAAAGGCGACTGACAAGACGGCCGCACTGCACGACATCCTCACCGCTTCTGACGCGCCCGCCTTTCTCGCCGCCAGCGGCTGGGTGCGCTAGGCCTCATCAGGCAGCACGTCCAGTGGCGGCACGCGCGATATGCAGATAACGGCAAGCTGAATCAGAAAGCAGCGGTCGCAGCAACAAGGCGGCGGCTCGCGCGATCCGATCCTTGTCCCGGGCGTCGATCTTAATATCCAGACGGGCGGCCGCGTTTCTCATGGAAATACTCCTATG from Luteimonas sp. S4-F44 carries:
- a CDS encoding MBL fold metallo-hydrolase is translated as MSLSRTPLAAALLAAVLLQIPAAPAQADPPSQVMQQQAGGYRVRIGEVTVTALTDGTVAQDLHQLLQGTTPQAIDDLLARNFERNPIEVSINVFLVELPGHRVLVDTGAGQVFGPGNGGRLIESLAAQGLRPEDVTDVLLTHAHSDHAAGLVRDGERVFPNAVVHVGKPDVDFFFDDEARRESGYDARYFEIARMSLAPYLAADQVATFSGSQPVLPGITGTVHPGHTPGSAFYRLDSAGESITFVGDLIHAAAVQFPKPSVTITYDQDPAGAKSVRQAQFAAFARQRTLIAAPHLPFPGIGHVRAGVDGGYDWVPVTYTNRQEH
- a CDS encoding serine hydrolase domain-containing protein; protein product: MAVRYAVLAGILAGLLGMHSTMATAQTPAVPVTAPADSAPIDAEIRRQMAKGHLVGVAAAVILDGEVVWRGGYGLADRESVRPFTTDTVMNIASISKTVVGAAMMRAQDEGQLSLDADVSGYLPFVVRNPHHPEQPITLRQLATHTSSITDRWPVYAASYHFGRNALQSLGEFLQGYLVAGGADYAPENFLSAAPGADRDYSNIGAGLAGYIVERVTGEPLARYAQRRLFEPLGMHSTRWHLTPAGATPDATLYIAQDEMAIAIQPYTVTTWPDGGVRTSVEDLSKFFIALLNRGQGNENRVLQQNSVDEMLRLQFTATHKPGNVDIAEKNSGLFWQTKYNTRYVGHGGSDPGMKTEMLATPDLHTGVVFFTNTSGEGTEKAYDGILKALFAHAEMLRRAQAQ
- a CDS encoding class I SAM-dependent methyltransferase translates to MQQMKARGLTSSYLRYIVCYMTSSNRHATHPAGEHADETAHAFWERVYAGRTTPSGGRPSEALTRFAEGRTPGRALELGCARGDDAIWLAQRGWTVTGVDISETALEAARTAAGAAGVADQVRFERHDLGESFPQGTFDLVTAMFLQSPMPFGRTQALRRAAQAVGAGGLLLLVSHGSRAPWSWSAPDTVYPSAEDEREALALDPVQWREVFVGALSRTAFGPSGEQASVLDTIVAIERR
- a CDS encoding Rrf2 family transcriptional regulator; its protein translation is MRRDSRLPRVLHALLHLEQMAGPATSELIAQMLGTNPSVVRRTMGGLREAGIVVSVKGHGGGWSLAKPLTEVSLLEIYRALGAPTLFAIGIDDEQTTCLLARAANAATAHAMAKAQRQFEAHLGSVSVADLAADFRAWQG
- a CDS encoding GntR family transcriptional regulator, with amino-acid sequence MMMGNPSKTSDVCRNIRHAVLSGHFAPGQRLEPATLADEFATSLTPIRFALHGLASEGPINHHERGYYMLLPTEASLRSLYG
- a CDS encoding helix-turn-helix transcriptional regulator, with amino-acid sequence MTKKSVYRPEYKILTKLVRKMREEAKLDQADLAVLLVRPQSYFSDVERGQRRLDLLQLRDICMHCGVDLVEFVRRFEEAVAEANSKLS
- a CDS encoding glutathione binding-like protein → MIELYAADTANSSKIILALEEASLSYSVIPIDILAGEQFGPVLTKLNPNSKVPVIVDTNGYGGRPHTVFESGAILLYLADKSGLLMPTRLDARSEAIQWLMLQLSTLGPMMGQLIHFARFAPPGNDYALSRYRSQVRRVLDVLEDRLRNRDWIVGEEYSVVDIANFPWVRSIRMFLGEEIDAAYPQLTAWTARIAARPAVTRSDLAKAELTKSLTKPEEVDPDKMDLLLGRGAYSRD
- a CDS encoding Gfo/Idh/MocA family oxidoreductase, translating into MAAKVRLGLIGLSAERGWGSTAHIPAIRALSNEIEFVGVANRSHASAQAAVQALGMGRAFDDVDTLVASPDVDAVVVTVKVSRHRDLVGRALEAGKHVFCEWPLGNSVAEAEELASLAKQRKVVAIIGTQALVSPEIQFLRDLLTDGYLGDLRSATFLGSGQTWGDDVTSSEAYAMDPKNGATLLSVMAGHAFSALQYVLGPLASIGGHLAQRQFVARVQETGEMIPMLTPDQMVAAGKFANGVPLAFQLRGGLPCGDRLLWEIGGSKRDLRIAPRPGEGPVVNISPLKIESCERGSTNFAEMKVPRSYYGDISDLPSCARNVFYMYRLFVGDIREGKKQSPNFDDALALHKTIEKFLRVGEHKSWS
- a CDS encoding nuclear transport factor 2 family protein; the encoded protein is MAADLNIERGSEMTVFHRRSILIGLTTLVAGPLAWRTVAEAKPFPSNVDIVKELYLVAESGSLDADRFVSLFADDGYFLDVPSGQRWVGQEIREPVTGLIRAYPDMHRELLEVYSAPNNVVVVELRLQGSHRGDLPLRDGVLRATNKEFDVPCCDVWHLENGKVKSFHCYNNLVATLMG
- a CDS encoding helix-turn-helix domain-containing protein, yielding MNHRRFACGLEAALDLIAGKWKLLILYHLRSERRRFSALRRLVGDVSEKVLSEQLKAMTADGLVRRIDHRTVPPHVEYELTAFGHDFCESFSAVCEWGDRNIRRVEKIAAQR
- a CDS encoding DUF2268 domain-containing putative Zn-dependent protease (predicted Zn-dependent protease with a strongly conserved HExxH motif), which produces MIAAVAERSRICVVLGGLLALGAGEVVSAQSATLDTTDVDLFYRLYEQTSGSPSADQLQTLYIDAGSPGLRTFFDARRTTAPRLAMAIASSPAIYEEARRCAAILPRVKKRVDAALAKLVDLYPQARLPTVTVAIGRGRPVAIASPIDGVQVGLEALCATDFIDPDIENRFVGVLVHEYVHAQQNPLLTEKDAPTVLEAALLEGGAEFITSLLIGRPAYLYLDPLVQGREQDIEAAFAAEMHSADLSNWFYNSTPEKPGDIGYWVGSRIAKAYYEKATDKTAALHDILTASDAPAFLAASGWVR